Proteins from a single region of Luteolibacter arcticus:
- a CDS encoding SMEK domain-containing protein, which produces MALPRLDYATSIGDQLSELAEVIKTRSRAGLTDGNKILEPIIRKTFNELFGWNLINLNGNQTNFPAADLGDLERRIAIQVTNEGRSEKISRTARKAEEHNLHDDFDRLIVFFLLAKKPGLPKDFTSTRRGPIIETWDNSDVVKRASEIEDVDAIRRASEILRAEMQHSRSDPASRTVSLTGSAAATKFDHGTYGLSGDTESLFASFFPVHFPEAIQRAKITLKRGIRLSDRIEAAWESMGMKGPTPMDYFIELGTVYTFERWEKPLWQALIRSKAIKPESSFSAGDWSCSPALEKRNLFSKLLHRNLEHLCKNIGTEFELVRSRQLKCFLFQAKQGVESGKLKVEAIKKAGTREVFKAIPNTLPGREGDIQHWKHQGFRHQFVTFGSNWFLNIEPFWAFTSDGMGGQSRMHGSSSRNMKKIERNRTVLGHVMFWAAILCKVPDMFDPPALIRLDRPTAISVSPSISDAAWKTIAPDDEKRILVADGEQELLLA; this is translated from the coding sequence ATGGCTCTCCCTCGGCTAGATTACGCGACAAGTATTGGCGACCAGCTAAGTGAGTTGGCCGAAGTGATTAAGACTCGATCACGCGCCGGTTTGACCGACGGCAACAAGATTCTTGAGCCGATCATTCGAAAGACTTTCAATGAACTCTTCGGTTGGAACCTGATCAATCTCAATGGAAACCAGACGAATTTCCCAGCGGCAGACCTCGGCGACCTTGAACGTCGAATTGCCATCCAAGTCACCAACGAAGGGAGGTCGGAGAAAATCTCCCGCACTGCCAGAAAAGCGGAAGAACACAATCTACATGATGATTTCGACAGGTTGATTGTATTCTTCCTGCTGGCGAAGAAACCGGGATTGCCGAAAGACTTTACGTCGACTCGTCGTGGTCCAATCATTGAAACATGGGACAACTCCGACGTTGTAAAAAGGGCGTCGGAAATAGAAGACGTCGATGCTATCCGCCGAGCTTCCGAAATTCTTCGTGCGGAAATGCAGCATTCTCGGTCTGATCCAGCATCGAGGACGGTTTCGCTCACTGGATCAGCGGCGGCTACCAAGTTTGATCACGGGACGTATGGGCTCAGCGGTGATACAGAATCTTTGTTTGCTAGCTTTTTTCCGGTGCACTTTCCAGAAGCTATCCAGAGAGCGAAGATCACATTGAAGCGAGGTATCAGACTTTCAGACCGAATCGAAGCTGCTTGGGAGAGCATGGGGATGAAGGGGCCTACTCCGATGGACTACTTCATCGAGTTGGGAACTGTTTACACCTTTGAGCGCTGGGAGAAACCTCTTTGGCAGGCCCTAATTAGAAGCAAGGCAATCAAGCCGGAATCTTCATTCAGCGCGGGCGATTGGTCCTGTTCTCCGGCTTTGGAGAAGAGGAATCTTTTCAGTAAGCTTCTTCACCGAAACTTGGAGCACCTCTGCAAAAACATTGGGACCGAATTTGAACTTGTCCGGTCGCGGCAGCTCAAATGCTTCCTATTTCAGGCGAAACAGGGTGTTGAATCGGGGAAACTCAAAGTCGAGGCGATAAAGAAGGCGGGAACACGTGAGGTGTTCAAGGCCATTCCCAACACGCTTCCCGGCCGCGAAGGGGATATCCAGCATTGGAAGCACCAAGGATTTCGGCATCAATTCGTAACATTTGGAAGTAACTGGTTCCTCAATATCGAGCCTTTCTGGGCCTTTACTTCTGATGGAATGGGCGGTCAAAGCCGCATGCATGGATCGTCCAGCAGAAACATGAAAAAGATTGAGCGGAATCGGACCGTCTTAGGGCATGTAATGTTTTGGGCTGCGATTCTCTGTAAGGTGCCAGATATGTTTGATCCACCGGCTTTGATCAGATTGGATCGGCCAACCGCGATCAGTGTTAGCCCTTCTATTTCCGACGCGGCATGGAAAACA